In the Natrinema sp. CBA1119 genome, AGGTGGACCGCGAGCACGTCCGCGACGGCGAGGGGGTGGTCGATCAGTCGCGCGCCGACGTAGACGACGATCGGTGGCAGCACGTTCGCGCCGACGATCGGAACGGCCATCGCGGCGAAGCGCTCGGCGACCACTCGAGATCGAGAGATCGGCATCGACAACAGGACGTCCATGCGACCGCGATCGACGTCGTCGGCGATCGCCCCCGCCGTGGCGTAGGCCAGATAGAGGCCGAGCAGGATGATCCACCCGAACGTGTAGAGTTCGAACGAGAGGAAGCCGCCCAGACTCGCCATCGTCTGGACGCCCATCACTTGCAGGATCGGCTCCGGATAGGCGGCCAGCAGCTGATCGAGATCGACCTCGGCCTCGAAGGACGGGTACACCCAGATGACCATCGCGGCGAGCAGGGACAACCCGATCGAGAGATAGATTCCCCCGCGAACCCGATGACGACCGTCGTATCGCGTCAGTTCAAACATCGCCGTCACCCCCGACACCGTCGTCCGCCGCGCCGGTACCGGCGGGGACTCGATCGCCAGCAGCTGAGCCGGCGTCCGTCCCCTCGTCGCCGTAAAACCGCATGAAAACCTCCTCGAGGGGCGCTTCCTCGATCGTGCAATCGAGCAGTCGGTACTCCCGAAGTCGCTCGAGCAGGGTGTTGATATCGCCGGTGAACGTGAACGCGTATTCGGTCCCGTCGCTCGATCCGGCGCTCGTTCCGGCGCTCGACCCGGCACCGCGCTCGGATTCGAGACCGTGGACGCCGTCGATCTCGAGGGCGCGACTCGGGATCGACTCCGCGGCGTGCAGGCGGACGAACTTGCCGCTCCTGTCGAGGAGCGATTCCACCGGTTCGACGGTCACGAGCCGCCCGTTCCGAATGACGCCGACGCGGTCGCACAGCTTTCGCACCTCGCTCAGGATGTGCGAGGAGAAAAACACCGTGAGCCCGCGCTCTCGTTCAGCGCGGAGGAACTTCGCAAACCGCTGTTGTAACAGGGGATCTAACCCGCTCGTCGGCTCGTCCAGGATCACCAGCTCGGGATCGTGCATGAACGTCGTCACGAGCCCCAGTTTCTGGACGTTCCCCCGGGAGTACTCCCGCACCGGCCGATCGAGCGGCGGGTCGAACAGCTCGAGCAGTTCCCCGCTGCGCTCGTCGCCCTTGATCGACGCGTGCAGCTCGAGGATCTCGCGCCCGGTCGCCGTCTCGTCGAACGCCGGGCTGTCGGGAAGGTAGCCGAGTCGCCGCTTGGCCTCGAGGAGGTCCCCCTCGTCGGTGATGTCGCGACCCAGCAGCCGCGCCGAGCCGGCGGTCGGCGAAATGAACCCCAGCAGGGTCCGGATCGTCGTCGTCTTCCCCGCACCGTTCGGGCCGAGGTAGCCGAAGATCTCCCCCCGCTCGACGTCGAACGTCACATCGTCGTTGGCGAGCACCTCCCCGTAGTCCTTCGTGAGTCCCTCGAGTTCGATTGCGGCCATACCGTCTCGGTTCGAGAGCCGTTCGTATGTATCTACAGGCCGGTCGCGCGTCTCGGATGAGACGACTCGAGCGATATCAACCGGTTCAGAACTCGGTGCAGACCGGGATCCCCATCGTCTCGTACTCGCCGAGTCGGTCCATGACGTCGGGAACGTCCTCGAGCGCGCAGGTCTCCGTGACGATCTTCCCCGGATCGATCTTCCCGCCGTCCATCATCCGGAAGATGTCGTCGTACTCGTTGGGCGGCATCCCGTAGGAGCCGTAGAACTCGCGCTCGTCGGTGACCATCGTATCGACCGGGACGGAAACGTCACCGCCCTCCTCGGACGTTGTCATCCCGATCTGGAGGTGCTGGCCGCCCTTGCAGAGCGAGTCGATCGAGTTCCGGACCGTCTCCGCGATCCCGAGCGCGTCGATCGAGACGTCCACGCCGCGGCTCATCTCGGTGAGTGACTTGACGGTCTGGGGAACGTCGTCGACGCGCTCGGAGTCGACCGTCTCGATCGCACCGAGCTCTCGAGCTAACTCGAGCTTTTCTGGGACGACGTCGATCGCGATGACGTTCGCGCCCAGCGCGCTGGCGATGTGAACCGCGGAGAGGCCGACGCCGCCGCAGCCGTGGACCGCGACCCAGTTGCCGGGGGTGACGTCCACGCGGTGGACGATTCCGTGGAACGCGGTCGCGAACCGACAGCCCAGCCCCGCGACCTCGGCGGGATCGACCGATTCGGGGACCGTCACGAGGTTCTGATCGGCGTTCCGGACGGGGTACTCCTCGGCGAACGCACCCTGCTGGAAGGGGACGAAGCCCATCGGCACCGATTTCTCGCAGATGTTCGCTCGACCCTCCCGACAGTACGGACAGGTCCCGTCACTCAGGTTGAACGGGTTCGTGACGAGGTCGCCCTCGCTAAAGCGCTCGACGCCGTCGCCGACCTCGACGACCCGGCCGACGGGCTCGTGTCCGAAGATCAGCCCTGGCGTGGGCATCAACCCGATCCAGTCCCAGTCGCCCTGCCAGGCGTGCCAGTCGCTCCGACAGATGCCGCAAGCTTCGGTTTCGACGACGACGCCGTTTTCCTCGCACTCCGGTCGATCGACGTCCCGAATCTCGAGGGGCTCGTTCGCACCCTGGAAGACTACTGCTTTCACGGCTACTCGAACGACGGCCTCTGCCATAAATATAATGATTAATAATTATATACTCTGCGAAGGCTGTCGCTGAGAGGGAGTCCGATCGCCGTTTCGGAGGCAATCCGGAGCGGATTCCGGTCGACCCTGACCGCATCGAAACCGAGTCTCGCCGGAACCGAGTTCCGCCGAAACCGGGCGTTCAGCCCATCTTCGGAACGCCGCCGAGGTTCACTTTGACCGTCTTCACCTGTGAGTAGTCCTCGAGCGCCTCCTCGGCGAGCTCTCGGCCCGTGCCGCTCTCCTTGTAGCCGCCGTGGGGTGCCGGATCGAAGAGGTCATTGTAGGTGTTGATCCAGACCGTCCCGGCTTCGAGTTCGGCCGCGAACTCGTGAGCCGTGCTCAGATCCGCCGTCCAGACACCCGCGGCGAGCCCGTACGACGTGTCGTTGGCTCGCCGGAGAACCTCGTCGCGGTCGCTCCACTCGAAGACGGAGAGGACGGGACCGAACACTTCCTCGCAGCCGACGCGGTCGTCGTCGCCCACGTCGGTGAGCACCGTCGGCTGGACGAACGGAGCCCCCTCGAGGTCGTCGTCGACCGCGGCGTTTTCGCCACCGATGTGCAGCGTCGCGCCCTCGGCGACGGCGTCGTCGACGTACTCGCGAACCGACGACTGGTGGGTGTGATCGATCATCGGCCCGACGTCGGTCGTCGGCGCGAGGGGGTCGCCGACGCCGAGGTTGTCGACGGTGCTCTCGAGCAGGTCCAGGAACTCCTCGCGGATCTCCGTGTGCAGGTACAGCCGTGACCCCGCGGTACACTGCTGTCCCGAGTTGAAGAAGATGCTCACGATCGTCCCCAGGATCGCTTGCTCGAGGTCGGCGTCCGGAAAGACGATGTTCGGACTCTTCCCGCCGAGTTCGAGCGACGTCGGCGTGATCGTCTGCGCGGCGCTCTCGAGGGTGGCGACGCCCGAGGCGTGCGAGCCGGTCAGGCTCAGTTTGTCGATATCGTCGTGCGCGGTCATCGCCGCGCCGACGTCCTCGCCGAGGCCGGTGACGACGTTGACCGTTCCCGGCGGGAGGACGCGATCGCAGACCCGCGCGACCTCGAGCGACGAGAGCGTAGCCCGCTCGGACGGTTTGAGGACGACCGCGTTGCCGGTCGCCAGCGCCGGGCCGAGCTTCCACGCGACGAACATCGCGGGGAAGTTCCACGCGGAAATCGCGCCGACGACGCCGTACGGTTCCCGGCGCGTGAAGACGTGTTTCTCGTCGCCCGTCGGCACGACCCGGCCCTCGTCGGTCGACCGCGCGAGCGCCGCGAAGTGGCGGAACTGCTCGATCAACACCTCGCAGTCGACGAACAGCGCGTGGAGGTTCGGCTTCCCCGCCTCGAGACTGTCGAGTTTCGCGATCTCCGTCTTGCGATCCTCGAGTCGGTCGGCGATCTCCGCGAGGCGGTCGGCGCGCTGTCTGGGGGAGAGCTGGCCCCAGCTTCCCTCGAACGCTGCCCGCGCGGCCTCGACGGCCCGATCGACATCCGCTGGGGAGCCGACCTGGACCGTCGCGAGCGGCTCTCCCGTGGTCGCGTCGATCGCCCGTCCCTCCTCGCCGTCGGCGGCATCGACCCATTTGCCGTCGATCAGGTGGCCGTACCGATCGCGCGAGAGGACCGTCTCCGCCGCCGAACGGTGGCGCTCGAGGACGGCGTCACCGACATCGTACCGCTCCCGATCGTAGTATTCCGTCTGCATCGCCGATCATCGCCCCTCCGTCGCGGGCCGATCGCATCGCGCTATCGTCTCGAGCGAGCGATCGCCCCGTCCCGGTCGCCCCGTCGCCTGTGAGGAAACACCACGCATGATCTCTACCGGAGCGTCGCGACCGAGACGCCTCAGCGTGACCCCTCGGAAACGCGGTCTTCTTTAAAGGTCGCCGGTCACCGGTAACCTCGAGCGAAGACGCGGACCGATCGATATCGCGGCGGCCGATCGAAACCAAAGTTGGTATGTCCGCCTCGCCTCCACACCCTAGATAAGATGGTACAGACGAGCGTTAT is a window encoding:
- a CDS encoding ABC transporter permease translates to MFELTRYDGRHRVRGGIYLSIGLSLLAAMVIWVYPSFEAEVDLDQLLAAYPEPILQVMGVQTMASLGGFLSFELYTFGWIILLGLYLAYATAGAIADDVDRGRMDVLLSMPISRSRVVAERFAAMAVPIVGANVLPPIVVYVGARLIDHPLAVADVLAVHLLSIPYLFACAGIGLLASVVFDRAAIAQRVALGVTFALFLSESLLSGTDAEAVGAIAPMRYYDPNAILLEGTYDLAGAGVLVAMTLGLLIAAQLWFSRSDIP
- a CDS encoding ABC transporter ATP-binding protein encodes the protein MAAIELEGLTKDYGEVLANDDVTFDVERGEIFGYLGPNGAGKTTTIRTLLGFISPTAGSARLLGRDITDEGDLLEAKRRLGYLPDSPAFDETATGREILELHASIKGDERSGELLELFDPPLDRPVREYSRGNVQKLGLVTTFMHDPELVILDEPTSGLDPLLQQRFAKFLRAERERGLTVFFSSHILSEVRKLCDRVGVIRNGRLVTVEPVESLLDRSGKFVRLHAAESIPSRALEIDGVHGLESERGAGSSAGTSAGSSDGTEYAFTFTGDINTLLERLREYRLLDCTIEEAPLEEVFMRFYGDEGTDAGSAAGDRVPAGTGAADDGVGGDGDV
- a CDS encoding zinc-dependent alcohol dehydrogenase family protein gives rise to the protein MKAVVFQGANEPLEIRDVDRPECEENGVVVETEACGICRSDWHAWQGDWDWIGLMPTPGLIFGHEPVGRVVEVGDGVERFSEGDLVTNPFNLSDGTCPYCREGRANICEKSVPMGFVPFQQGAFAEEYPVRNADQNLVTVPESVDPAEVAGLGCRFATAFHGIVHRVDVTPGNWVAVHGCGGVGLSAVHIASALGANVIAIDVVPEKLELARELGAIETVDSERVDDVPQTVKSLTEMSRGVDVSIDALGIAETVRNSIDSLCKGGQHLQIGMTTSEEGGDVSVPVDTMVTDEREFYGSYGMPPNEYDDIFRMMDGGKIDPGKIVTETCALEDVPDVMDRLGEYETMGIPVCTEF
- a CDS encoding aldehyde dehydrogenase yields the protein MQTEYYDRERYDVGDAVLERHRSAAETVLSRDRYGHLIDGKWVDAADGEEGRAIDATTGEPLATVQVGSPADVDRAVEAARAAFEGSWGQLSPRQRADRLAEIADRLEDRKTEIAKLDSLEAGKPNLHALFVDCEVLIEQFRHFAALARSTDEGRVVPTGDEKHVFTRREPYGVVGAISAWNFPAMFVAWKLGPALATGNAVVLKPSERATLSSLEVARVCDRVLPPGTVNVVTGLGEDVGAAMTAHDDIDKLSLTGSHASGVATLESAAQTITPTSLELGGKSPNIVFPDADLEQAILGTIVSIFFNSGQQCTAGSRLYLHTEIREEFLDLLESTVDNLGVGDPLAPTTDVGPMIDHTHQSSVREYVDDAVAEGATLHIGGENAAVDDDLEGAPFVQPTVLTDVGDDDRVGCEEVFGPVLSVFEWSDRDEVLRRANDTSYGLAAGVWTADLSTAHEFAAELEAGTVWINTYNDLFDPAPHGGYKESGTGRELAEEALEDYSQVKTVKVNLGGVPKMG